A region from the Lolium perenne isolate Kyuss_39 chromosome 4, Kyuss_2.0, whole genome shotgun sequence genome encodes:
- the LOC139839205 gene encoding uncharacterized protein, which produces MHGSEHFSRNPRPEWQMRAFREVIEDCSLQDVGWTGVPFTWDNRQAGQANVKSCLDRALENEEFLQRYEHISVRHISTTESDHCLVLAEFRKTLNGVRPRPKQLRYENVCQSHVDYDKIITESWLQNQASNGLQGVVDSLQSLQRDLEPWGAKEFGCLAKKVRKLQQKLYKLRRQSVGRGPSTEEKSIVKQLREALRQEETWMRQSSRVRWLKEGDWDTAYFHAQAAQRKRINKIANLRRLDGSVCVNEEDDKCEVQAFYQNLDTSQGLCDLGELLDFVPEKVTMGVNELLTNPFSSEEVREALFHMAPSKAPGVYGFTAGFSSVI; this is translated from the coding sequence ATGCATGGTTCTGAACATTTCAGTCGGAACCCTCGGCCAGAGTGGCAAATGCGTGCCTTTCGAGAGGTGATTGAGGATTGCTCGTTACAAGATGTGGGATGGACGGGTGTACCGTTCACATGGGATAATAGACAAGCGGGGCAAGCTAATGTAAAATCTTGCTTAGACCGTGCCCTAGAGAATGAAGAATTTCTGCAGCGCTATGAGCATATTTCGGTACGTCATATCAGTACTACGGAGTCTGACCATTGCTTGGTGCTGGCAGAATTTAGAAAGACTTTGAATGGTGTGCGGCCGAGGCCGAAACAGCTCAGATATGAGAATGTGTGTCAGTCGCATGTGGACTACGACAAGATCATTACCGAGTCCTGGCTGCAAAATCAAGCTAGCAATGGGCTTCAAGGAGTAGTTGATTCTCTGCAGTCACTACAAAGGGATTTGGAGCCGTGGGGTGCAAAAGAGTTTGGTTGCCTTGCAAAGAAAGTCCGTAAGCTGCAGCAAAAATTGTACAAGCTTCGCCGTCAGTCTGTGGGTCGTGGACCGTCAACTGAGGAAAAAAGTATTGTCAAGCAGCTACGAGAGGCTCTTCGTCAAGAAGAGACTTGGATGCGGCAGAGTTCGCGTGTACGATGGCTCAAGGAGGGAGACTGGGATACTGCATACTTCCATGCACAAGCAGCTCAGCGGAAAAGAATCAACAAGATCGCAAATTTGAGAAGGCTGGATGGTTCAGTATGTGTGAACGAAGAGGATGATAAATGTGAAGTTCAGGCTTTTTATCAGAATCTGGATACCTCCCAAGGTTTATGTGATCTTGGGGAGCTGTTGGATTTTGTACCGGAAAAGGTGACGATGGGAGTGAATGAGTTACTAACTAATCCGTTTAGTTCAGAGGAGGTGAGGGAGGCTTTATTTCATATGGCGCCCTCGAAAGCTCCAGGGGTGTATGGGTTCACGGCGGGGTTTTCCAGCGTCATTTGA